Proteins encoded by one window of Chondromyces crocatus:
- a CDS encoding nuclear transport factor 2 family protein, whose product MQTTTPHLDALAIHIEEIKAEKAIHALKASYIRILDALTQTPDRADELLALFVDDCETEYAHFGKFCGKEALRTWFHDTIPSFTRWSFHTVCLPVLSIDGDTARGSWRFTAYMVQRGNEAAGVQLHYGDYEDVYVRTKDGWRFRSTKLAVSAPPQD is encoded by the coding sequence ATGCAGACCACGACCCCGCATCTCGATGCCCTGGCCATCCACATCGAAGAGATCAAGGCGGAGAAGGCCATCCACGCGCTGAAGGCGTCCTACATCCGCATCCTGGACGCGCTGACACAGACCCCTGATCGCGCCGACGAGCTGCTCGCACTGTTCGTCGACGACTGCGAGACCGAGTACGCCCACTTCGGCAAGTTCTGCGGGAAAGAAGCCCTGCGGACGTGGTTCCACGACACCATCCCATCGTTCACCCGCTGGTCGTTCCACACCGTCTGCCTCCCCGTGCTCTCCATCGACGGGGACACCGCACGCGGCAGCTGGCGCTTCACGGCCTACATGGTGCAACGCGGGAACGAGGCGGCCGGCGTGCAGCTCCACTACGGCGACTACGAGGACGTCTACGTCCGCACGAAGGACGGCTGGCGCTTCCGCTCGACGAAGCTCGCGGTCAGCGCGCCGCCCCAGGACTGA
- a CDS encoding putative adhesin — protein sequence MAEEGHRQELGDHFYLFTHAIGEYAPYLIISSHGGFTPGATSRERATNTARFLGSFTTGKLGLTKYATSNERMDRVRWTKAPSYAPLFLYASHGVTLVDPGVDKVLAVKAKERIAPSADVQDYDLSKFQGKHGGGGKDTPPETYDGIRRAIMNARQFSNMQREKLVQAFPNWDSMTTAQKNTSIDEWCNAPIANLVLDPDPTKAMGQQMQAAEEANKRKQMYKNTREFEMYDVLTVRNRQKPGVRSEVHLSDVLEALDSLVGSDGQPYQYREIHCSFCRSNMLDPKGPKETAPAHDSWARGSDFNRLGVPKS from the coding sequence ATGGCTGAAGAGGGACACCGACAGGAGCTGGGCGATCACTTCTACCTGTTCACGCACGCCATCGGGGAGTACGCGCCCTACCTGATCATCAGCTCCCACGGCGGCTTCACGCCTGGCGCCACCTCGCGGGAGCGGGCGACGAACACGGCGCGCTTCCTCGGCTCGTTCACCACCGGGAAGCTGGGGCTGACCAAGTACGCGACCTCCAACGAGCGCATGGACCGGGTCCGGTGGACGAAAGCGCCCAGCTACGCGCCCCTGTTCCTGTACGCCTCCCACGGCGTGACGCTGGTCGACCCTGGCGTCGACAAGGTCCTCGCGGTGAAAGCCAAGGAGCGGATCGCGCCCAGCGCCGACGTGCAGGACTACGACCTCTCCAAGTTCCAGGGCAAGCACGGCGGCGGCGGCAAGGACACGCCGCCAGAGACGTATGACGGCATCCGCCGCGCGATCATGAACGCGCGACAGTTCTCCAACATGCAGCGCGAGAAGCTCGTCCAGGCGTTCCCGAACTGGGACTCCATGACGACCGCCCAGAAGAACACCAGCATCGACGAGTGGTGCAACGCGCCCATCGCGAACCTCGTCCTCGACCCGGACCCGACCAAGGCCATGGGACAGCAGATGCAAGCGGCGGAAGAGGCCAACAAGCGGAAGCAGATGTACAAGAACACGCGTGAGTTCGAGATGTACGACGTGCTCACCGTGCGCAACCGACAGAAGCCTGGCGTACGGTCGGAGGTCCACCTCAGCGACGTCCTCGAAGCGCTCGACTCGCTCGTCGGGTCGGACGGTCAGCCCTACCAGTACCGAGAGATCCACTGCTCCTTCTGCCGCAGCAACATGCTCGACCCGAAGGGGCCGAAGGAGACGGCCCCGGCGCACGACTCGTGGGCGAGAGGCTCCGACTTCAACCGCCTCGGCGTTCCCAAATCCTGA
- a CDS encoding type VI secretion system Vgr family protein — protein MRKLRLNFDGKGDATLESRAFSVQEGISEIFSLSVVAMSPSADVDLSALVGRPVVFEIESGAQHVSRWGRKWRGIVSNIEHVQTEVSDEGRSTYSVEIVPELWLLTQRRNYRIFQHVSIPDIVDEIFTEWKTERKWKIRRGEYPKLEYKVQYGESDYAFVRRLLEEAGIAFHFQHIQQGSTLTLADNLTLGELHKASPIPYVDNPNQAAQKEFVSEVRIVHGVRPGSYTLRDHDFRNPGFPLFEKTTAGTTPETNYEQYHYLPGAFLAETGKASNTPVADRKGIARHDANNGKGFVELVRDAERTGKRQVSFITNVFGLEPGELFTIDDHPRNELHTSKQLLITDCRMEGTAVGEWSMDAKAVFAAEPYRPPMSTPKPEVKGVQSATVVGPPGEEIHTDEFGRVRVQFPWDREGKNDDNSSCWMRVSQGWAGAAFGSLNLPRIGQEVLVGFLVGDPDQPIIVGRVFNGTNQVPYKLPDHKTRSTWRSDSSPRGGGFNEILFEDLAKKELVYIQAQKNLRKLVLNDETITVVNDRQRFVKNDDLETTGRNRMEVTLGERTEITDADRTYAIGKDRRKLVKADEIEITQGAHQLVIGKSQDLVVKATQKEQIGGDAHLQVKGDRRRAVGGKDSLTVGGSRHVKVKKSHLLDAGDEIHLKAGTELVIEASRDLTLKGPGGFIRINAMGITIVGTLVNINSGGIAGMVSTASPDAADAAVEAKIVEPKKPEPDDVSKTRLGQ, from the coding sequence ATGAGGAAGCTCAGGCTCAATTTCGACGGGAAGGGGGATGCCACCCTCGAGTCGCGCGCCTTCTCGGTGCAGGAAGGCATCTCGGAGATCTTCTCCCTCTCCGTGGTGGCCATGTCGCCGAGCGCGGACGTCGATCTGTCGGCACTCGTCGGCAGGCCGGTGGTCTTCGAGATCGAGAGCGGCGCTCAGCACGTCAGCCGCTGGGGGCGCAAGTGGCGGGGCATCGTCAGCAACATCGAGCACGTGCAGACGGAGGTCTCGGACGAGGGACGCTCCACCTACTCGGTCGAGATCGTTCCCGAGCTGTGGCTGCTCACCCAGCGGCGCAACTACCGCATCTTCCAGCACGTCTCGATCCCCGACATCGTCGACGAGATCTTCACCGAGTGGAAGACCGAGCGGAAATGGAAGATCCGGCGTGGTGAATACCCCAAGCTCGAATACAAGGTGCAATACGGCGAGAGCGATTATGCGTTCGTCCGGCGCCTGCTGGAGGAGGCCGGCATCGCCTTCCATTTCCAGCACATCCAGCAGGGCTCCACGCTGACCCTCGCCGACAACCTGACCCTCGGCGAGCTGCACAAGGCCTCCCCGATCCCCTACGTCGACAACCCCAACCAGGCCGCGCAGAAGGAGTTCGTGTCCGAGGTGCGCATCGTCCACGGGGTCCGCCCGGGCAGCTACACCTTGCGCGACCACGACTTCCGGAACCCTGGCTTCCCCCTCTTCGAGAAGACGACCGCTGGCACCACGCCGGAGACCAACTACGAGCAGTACCATTACCTGCCGGGCGCGTTCCTCGCCGAGACCGGCAAGGCGAGCAATACCCCCGTGGCCGACCGCAAGGGCATCGCGCGGCACGACGCGAACAACGGCAAGGGATTCGTCGAGCTGGTCCGCGACGCCGAGCGCACCGGCAAGCGCCAGGTCTCGTTCATCACCAACGTCTTCGGCCTCGAGCCCGGCGAGCTGTTCACCATCGACGATCACCCGCGCAACGAGCTGCACACCAGCAAGCAGCTCCTCATCACCGACTGCCGCATGGAAGGGACGGCCGTCGGCGAGTGGTCGATGGACGCCAAGGCCGTCTTCGCCGCGGAGCCGTACCGCCCGCCGATGAGCACCCCCAAGCCGGAGGTGAAGGGCGTGCAGAGCGCGACCGTCGTCGGCCCACCGGGCGAGGAGATCCACACCGACGAGTTCGGGCGCGTGCGCGTGCAGTTCCCCTGGGATCGCGAGGGCAAGAACGACGACAACAGCTCCTGCTGGATGCGCGTCAGCCAGGGCTGGGCCGGCGCGGCCTTCGGCTCGCTGAACCTCCCGCGCATCGGGCAGGAAGTCCTCGTCGGCTTCCTCGTGGGCGACCCCGACCAGCCGATCATCGTCGGCCGCGTCTTCAACGGGACGAACCAGGTCCCGTACAAGCTGCCCGATCACAAGACGCGCAGCACCTGGAGGAGCGACTCCTCGCCCCGCGGCGGCGGCTTCAACGAGATCCTCTTCGAGGACCTCGCGAAGAAGGAGCTCGTCTACATCCAGGCGCAGAAGAACCTGCGCAAGCTGGTCCTCAACGACGAGACCATCACCGTGGTCAACGACCGGCAGCGCTTCGTCAAGAACGACGATCTCGAGACGACGGGCCGAAACCGGATGGAGGTCACCCTCGGCGAGCGCACGGAGATCACCGACGCCGACCGCACCTACGCCATCGGCAAGGACCGCCGGAAGCTGGTGAAGGCAGACGAGATCGAGATCACCCAGGGCGCCCACCAGCTCGTGATCGGCAAGAGCCAGGACCTCGTGGTCAAGGCCACGCAGAAGGAGCAGATCGGCGGCGACGCGCACCTCCAGGTGAAGGGCGACCGGCGCCGCGCGGTGGGTGGCAAGGACTCGCTCACCGTCGGAGGGAGCCGCCACGTCAAGGTCAAGAAGAGCCACCTCCTCGACGCGGGCGACGAGATCCACCTCAAGGCCGGGACCGAGCTGGTCATCGAGGCCTCCCGCGATCTCACCCTCAAGGGCCCTGGCGGCTTCATCCGCATCAACGCCATGGGCATCACCATCGTCGGCACCCTGGTGAACATCAACAGCGGCGGGATCGCCGGCATGGTCTCCACCGCCTCACCGGACGCCGCCGACGCCGCCGTCGAGGCGAAGATCGTCGAGCCGAAGAAGCCGGAGCCCGACGACGTCAGCAAGACCCGGCTCGGCCAGTGA
- a CDS encoding PAAR domain-containing protein, which translates to MPPAARMTDFHLCTLHPMTPSSGVVQPRVGTVRIGFLPAARMGDPIVCIGGNGIILKGEPTVRIEGLPAARLGDPIAHAVVPTGTIGFGCPTVNIGMSVQANTLVSASRGGTPFCEECEAAPDVDPKGPAK; encoded by the coding sequence ATGCCGCCTGCAGCCAGAATGACCGACTTCCATCTGTGCACCCTGCACCCCATGACGCCTTCGAGCGGCGTCGTGCAGCCCCGCGTCGGCACCGTGAGGATCGGCTTCCTTCCGGCCGCGCGCATGGGCGACCCGATCGTCTGCATCGGCGGGAACGGGATCATCCTCAAGGGCGAGCCCACGGTGCGCATCGAGGGCCTGCCCGCGGCGCGCCTCGGCGATCCCATCGCCCACGCCGTGGTCCCGACCGGCACCATCGGCTTCGGCTGCCCCACCGTGAACATCGGCATGTCGGTCCAGGCCAACACCCTCGTGTCCGCCTCCCGCGGGGGCACGCCCTTCTGCGAGGAGTGCGAGGCGGCCCCCGACGTCGACCCGAAGGGCCCGGCGAAATGA
- a CDS encoding alpha/beta hydrolase, translating to MQKPLYLVAPLIALAPAVFLPSCEGDGSGSSATSETASTGSGGTGGDDGQGGHGAEGGQGGAGGQGGDDVPIVWGPCPETYAEAECALVPLPLDHDHPEGPTLDVFVARRLSGNPDAAQLWMLQGGPGSSGESFFFGMVDRFASLMPDVDLYIPDHRGTGRSAYLGCDAEDAASPGGQLILAEEWPACAAQVASERATELPFLTVTSAARDLGTLVERTRAPGQPVFVYGLSYGTYLGLRYLHLFPEQPTGVILEAFVAPGELFVSRLDQSYDPPAQAYAALCAADPLCSSKLGPDPWARLGAIFNLLDTGHCAEAGIDRPMLREIMSGLFMGWRSRLLSLALPYRLERCSAEDLAAIDEFKSFWFEPYDLAGFSQALEVHIDFSELWETPPPSPAELQARADASLYGPNWASARGEAFALWPKYPADAYTQAWPQVDVPLLVLNGTLDPQTPIAQAELAAAHFDGPHQTFVAVPNAPHVTSTQSPTTLGDGVPCGARIIANFVLDHEAPVDTSCIAVMRPVTFEDAALASVFFNAWSVWDDVPLQGNAIPEVPTSRRALQHEEAD from the coding sequence ATGCAGAAACCGCTCTACCTCGTCGCTCCGCTCATCGCCCTGGCCCCCGCTGTCTTCCTCCCGAGCTGCGAGGGAGACGGCTCCGGGTCGTCGGCCACGTCCGAGACCGCATCCACCGGCAGCGGCGGCACGGGAGGGGACGACGGGCAGGGAGGGCACGGCGCCGAGGGGGGGCAGGGCGGCGCGGGCGGCCAGGGGGGCGATGACGTGCCCATCGTCTGGGGGCCTTGTCCGGAGACCTACGCGGAAGCGGAGTGCGCCCTGGTGCCCTTGCCGCTCGACCACGACCACCCCGAGGGGCCGACCCTCGACGTCTTCGTCGCCCGGCGCCTCTCGGGAAACCCCGACGCCGCGCAGCTCTGGATGCTGCAAGGCGGACCGGGCAGCTCGGGGGAGTCGTTCTTCTTCGGCATGGTCGATCGGTTCGCGTCCTTGATGCCCGATGTCGACCTCTACATCCCCGACCACCGCGGCACCGGCCGCTCTGCGTACCTCGGTTGCGACGCCGAGGATGCCGCCTCGCCCGGAGGGCAGCTCATCCTGGCCGAAGAGTGGCCCGCCTGCGCCGCTCAGGTCGCCTCGGAGCGCGCCACGGAGCTGCCCTTCCTGACCGTCACCAGCGCGGCCCGGGATCTCGGCACCCTCGTCGAACGAACGCGCGCTCCAGGGCAGCCGGTCTTCGTCTACGGCCTCTCGTACGGCACCTACCTCGGCCTGCGCTACCTGCACCTCTTCCCCGAGCAGCCCACGGGCGTGATCCTTGAGGCCTTCGTGGCGCCGGGGGAGCTCTTCGTCTCTCGTCTCGATCAGTCCTACGATCCTCCAGCGCAGGCCTACGCGGCCCTGTGCGCGGCGGATCCCCTGTGCAGCAGCAAGCTGGGCCCCGACCCGTGGGCGCGGCTCGGCGCGATCTTCAACTTGCTCGACACGGGCCACTGCGCGGAGGCGGGCATCGACCGGCCCATGCTCCGCGAGATCATGTCGGGCCTGTTCATGGGCTGGCGTTCGCGCCTGCTCTCGCTGGCCTTGCCGTACAGGCTGGAGCGGTGCTCCGCCGAGGACCTCGCCGCCATCGACGAGTTCAAGTCCTTCTGGTTCGAACCCTATGACCTCGCGGGCTTCTCGCAGGCGCTCGAGGTCCACATCGATTTCTCCGAGCTGTGGGAGACGCCGCCCCCGAGCCCGGCGGAGCTGCAAGCCCGCGCCGACGCTTCGCTCTACGGCCCGAACTGGGCTTCTGCCCGTGGCGAGGCGTTCGCACTCTGGCCCAAGTACCCGGCCGATGCCTACACGCAGGCGTGGCCTCAGGTGGACGTCCCGCTGCTCGTGCTCAATGGCACGCTCGATCCGCAGACGCCCATTGCTCAGGCCGAACTCGCGGCGGCCCATTTCGATGGGCCACACCAGACGTTCGTGGCCGTTCCCAATGCGCCGCACGTCACCTCCACGCAATCACCGACCACGCTCGGCGACGGCGTTCCCTGTGGCGCCCGGATCATTGCGAATTTCGTCCTCGACCACGAGGCGCCAGTGGATACCTCGTGCATTGCGGTGATGCGCCCCGTGACGTTCGAGGACGCGGCGCTCGCCTCGGTCTTCTTCAATGCGTGGAGTGTGTGGGACGACGTTCCCTTGCAAGGGAACGCCATCCCGGAGGTGCCGACCTCGCGTCGCGCCTTGCAGCACGAGGAGGCTGACTGA
- a CDS encoding DUF4123 domain-containing protein, which produces MSRAPRLIVEIRGGRQSGQSAVIPPGGKLRVGRTAPSDLFVANDRQMSGVHFGLSWDGARCQLEDLGSAQGTLLNGEPVKEAEVAHGAWIRAGDSSFMVYVEGASTPPKEDPTALADLEARVLSRLRAEKEPLFAVLDAARDPRILPCLRESVEAHRSLYDGVKGEALSDVAPHLVALTEPDGLLERLVQHGWGQSWGIFLTSRRPLDDVRTHFRRILMVNTTPGAPRLYFRFYDPRVLRTFLPICTPAQQGEMFGKNGCFLMEGDHGEVLRFTQDAQPAAQGAS; this is translated from the coding sequence ATGAGCCGAGCGCCGCGGCTCATCGTCGAGATCCGGGGCGGACGCCAGAGCGGCCAGTCGGCCGTGATCCCTCCCGGCGGCAAGCTCCGCGTCGGGAGGACCGCGCCCTCGGACCTCTTCGTGGCGAACGACCGCCAGATGTCCGGCGTGCACTTCGGCCTCTCGTGGGACGGCGCGCGGTGCCAGCTCGAGGATCTCGGCAGCGCCCAGGGGACCCTGCTCAACGGCGAGCCCGTCAAGGAGGCCGAGGTCGCGCACGGCGCCTGGATCCGCGCCGGCGACTCCAGCTTCATGGTCTACGTCGAGGGCGCGTCCACCCCCCCGAAGGAGGACCCCACCGCCCTCGCCGACCTCGAGGCCCGCGTCCTCTCGCGCCTCCGCGCCGAGAAGGAGCCGCTCTTCGCCGTCCTCGACGCCGCGCGTGACCCGCGCATCCTGCCCTGCCTCCGCGAGTCCGTCGAAGCCCACCGCTCGCTTTACGACGGGGTGAAAGGCGAGGCCCTCTCCGACGTCGCCCCCCACCTCGTCGCACTCACCGAGCCCGACGGCCTGCTCGAGCGCCTCGTCCAGCATGGCTGGGGACAGAGCTGGGGGATCTTCCTGACCAGCCGTCGCCCGCTCGACGACGTGCGCACCCATTTTCGCCGGATCCTGATGGTGAACACCACCCCGGGGGCTCCCCGTCTCTACTTTCGCTTCTATGATCCCCGGGTGCTGCGCACCTTCTTGCCCATCTGCACCCCCGCTCAGCAGGGCGAGATGTTCGGCAAGAACGGCTGCTTCCTGATGGAGGGCGATCACGGCGAGGTCCTCCGGTTCACGCAGGACGCGCAGCCCGCCGCACAAGGGGCCTCGTGA
- a CDS encoding GNAT family N-acetyltransferase, with the protein MTSLDPLATEVPGLALRVAVADDVPVILAFIRELAAYEKLLHECVADEAGLRATLFGVKPAAEVLLAVLEGEPVGLALYFTSYSTFLARPGLYLEDLFVRPAARKRGVGAALMTALARLAVARGYGRFEWSVLDWNEPALRFYRSLGAQGMDGWTVQRVTGEALVRLASGTSRDASEASRDATGISGDPAGT; encoded by the coding sequence ATGACCTCCCTCGATCCGCTGGCCACCGAGGTCCCTGGTCTCGCGCTGCGTGTCGCGGTGGCCGACGATGTGCCGGTGATCCTCGCGTTCATCCGGGAGCTGGCCGCCTACGAGAAGCTGCTCCACGAGTGCGTGGCCGATGAAGCTGGCCTCCGAGCGACGCTGTTCGGCGTGAAGCCCGCCGCCGAGGTGCTGCTCGCGGTGCTGGAGGGGGAGCCCGTCGGGCTCGCGCTGTATTTCACCAGCTACTCGACGTTCCTGGCCAGGCCCGGGCTGTACCTGGAAGACCTCTTCGTGCGCCCGGCGGCCCGGAAGCGAGGCGTCGGTGCGGCGCTCATGACCGCGCTGGCGCGCCTCGCCGTTGCCCGTGGCTACGGGCGGTTCGAGTGGTCGGTGCTCGACTGGAACGAGCCGGCGCTGCGCTTCTATCGCTCGCTAGGGGCGCAAGGGATGGATGGGTGGACGGTTCAGCGGGTGACGGGCGAGGCCCTCGTGCGTCTCGCTTCGGGGACCTCACGCGACGCCTCGGAGGCCTCGCGCGACGCGACGGGCATCTCCGGCGATCCCGCCGGCACCTGA
- a CDS encoding VOC family protein, which produces MTSFVKILTSDAERSVRFYEALGFETIQAEPPFVHLRWGSQADVYLVTPPLGMALEARKGVGVLLGFRVEGGGVDVVAARAQAHGISIEGPVMQPWHTREIIVSDPDGYRLNFIERVVS; this is translated from the coding sequence ATGACCTCGTTCGTGAAGATCTTGACGTCGGACGCGGAGCGCTCGGTCCGCTTCTACGAGGCGCTGGGCTTCGAGACGATCCAGGCCGAGCCGCCATTCGTCCACCTGCGCTGGGGAAGTCAGGCGGACGTCTACCTCGTCACCCCGCCGCTCGGGATGGCGCTGGAGGCGCGCAAGGGCGTCGGTGTACTGCTGGGGTTCCGCGTCGAGGGTGGCGGCGTGGACGTGGTGGCGGCTCGCGCGCAGGCGCACGGGATCAGCATCGAGGGCCCGGTGATGCAGCCCTGGCACACGCGGGAGATCATCGTGTCGGACCCGGATGGGTACCGGCTGAACTTCATCGAGCGCGTGGTGTCATGA
- a CDS encoding MYXO-CTERM sorting domain-containing protein yields the protein MRNLALALTTALLTLLQTTDVLACKCVPPPPVATALEQSEAVFAGKVVGIAKQSSDETVPLVVKLDVSRAWKGKVGSTVEVRTATSSAACGLYFEEGKEWLIYAGSREGSLVASLCSRSKLFDTAAEDVAQLGEGTVPEGAAPPPAGSGEPPPGSEPPPPVNSPPPPIPGNEPPPVPPGANGCACEVAEAGGSPWGFAVALAGVGAVAARRRARASERQRTTPRG from the coding sequence ATGCGCAACCTGGCACTTGCTCTCACGACCGCGCTCTTGACCTTGCTGCAGACGACGGACGTCCTCGCCTGCAAATGTGTTCCCCCTCCGCCGGTCGCCACGGCCCTCGAACAGTCCGAGGCCGTGTTCGCCGGAAAAGTCGTCGGCATCGCGAAGCAGAGCAGCGACGAGACGGTCCCCCTCGTGGTCAAGCTGGACGTGTCTCGGGCGTGGAAGGGGAAGGTCGGGAGCACCGTGGAAGTGCGCACCGCGACGAGCAGCGCTGCCTGCGGCCTGTACTTCGAGGAAGGCAAGGAGTGGTTGATCTACGCGGGCTCGCGCGAGGGCTCGCTGGTCGCGAGCTTGTGCTCCCGCTCCAAGCTCTTCGATACGGCCGCCGAAGATGTGGCGCAGCTCGGTGAGGGGACGGTCCCCGAGGGCGCCGCGCCTCCGCCAGCCGGGAGCGGTGAGCCGCCGCCCGGCAGCGAGCCGCCGCCGCCGGTGAACAGCCCGCCGCCTCCCATCCCCGGGAACGAGCCGCCGCCAGTGCCGCCGGGCGCGAATGGCTGCGCGTGCGAGGTGGCCGAGGCAGGGGGCTCCCCGTGGGGCTTCGCGGTGGCGCTGGCAGGGGTGGGTGCCGTCGCGGCACGCCGTCGCGCACGCGCCAGCGAGCGGCAGCGCACGACCCCGCGGGGTTGA
- a CDS encoding carbohydrate-binding protein, with the protein MRRTMIADRLGLPLLAVIAVTAMGCIGEPFEPEEFAEDQDSALAGCASAPAWAEGVTYATGAAVRYEGKSYECIQGHTSLAGWVPSVVAALWRETSTCSTPNPNPDPNPNPNPNPNPNPNPNPDPGPNPGGATHSGYASYNIYDGIPATSVKCNLSPQTYGMQVTAIRRDFFQQHGINVLCNKCVRVTSKSFGGGYGATAIARIIDESNDFSLNGGTRYLDLAPQVFSKIGNTDAGSIPIDFQIIDCPAGLN; encoded by the coding sequence ATGCGACGAACCATGATCGCCGACCGCCTCGGACTGCCCTTGCTGGCAGTCATCGCCGTGACCGCGATGGGCTGCATCGGTGAGCCCTTCGAACCCGAGGAGTTCGCCGAGGACCAGGACAGCGCCCTCGCCGGATGTGCCAGCGCCCCTGCCTGGGCCGAAGGCGTCACCTACGCGACCGGCGCCGCCGTGCGCTACGAGGGCAAGTCTTACGAGTGCATCCAGGGCCACACGAGCCTCGCGGGCTGGGTGCCGAGCGTGGTCGCCGCCCTCTGGCGAGAGACCTCCACGTGCTCCACGCCGAACCCGAACCCCGATCCCAATCCAAACCCGAACCCCAACCCGAACCCCAATCCAAACCCGAACCCTGATCCGGGCCCCAATCCGGGCGGCGCCACACACTCGGGCTATGCGTCGTACAACATCTACGACGGCATCCCGGCCACCTCGGTCAAATGCAACCTCAGCCCCCAGACCTACGGCATGCAGGTGACCGCGATCCGCCGCGACTTCTTCCAGCAGCACGGCATCAACGTGCTCTGCAACAAGTGCGTCAGGGTCACCTCGAAATCGTTCGGCGGCGGCTACGGCGCCACGGCGATTGCGCGCATCATCGACGAGAGCAATGACTTCAGCCTCAACGGGGGCACCCGCTACCTCGATCTCGCGCCCCAGGTGTTCTCCAAGATCGGCAATACCGACGCAGGATCGATCCCGATCGACTTTCAGATCATCGACTGCCCGGCAGGGCTGAACTGA
- a CDS encoding flavin reductase family protein: MLFDVQQLPPTSVYKLLTATIVPRPIAWVVTQSPDGEVNAAPFSFFNVFSGDPPVICIGVGARGPGHPKDTAANVALTGELVVNLVSEDLATQMNVTAIDFPQGVDELAEAGLTRVPSSKIKPPRIGESPVAFECVKLDIHPVGADNVLIIARVVAIHVRDDVVLDPARCHIDTPRLKLLGRMHGAGMYVRLTDLFEMPRLRLPPG; encoded by the coding sequence ATGCTCTTCGACGTCCAGCAGCTCCCCCCGACCAGCGTCTACAAGCTCCTCACCGCCACCATCGTCCCCCGACCCATCGCCTGGGTCGTCACCCAGAGCCCTGACGGCGAAGTCAACGCCGCGCCCTTCTCCTTCTTCAACGTCTTCTCCGGCGATCCCCCGGTGATCTGCATCGGCGTGGGCGCTCGCGGACCTGGCCATCCCAAGGACACCGCCGCCAACGTCGCCCTCACCGGCGAGCTGGTCGTCAACCTCGTCTCCGAGGACCTGGCCACCCAGATGAACGTCACCGCCATCGACTTCCCCCAGGGCGTCGACGAGCTGGCCGAGGCCGGCCTCACCCGCGTCCCCTCCTCGAAGATCAAGCCCCCGCGGATCGGCGAGAGCCCCGTCGCCTTCGAGTGCGTGAAGCTGGACATCCACCCCGTCGGTGCCGACAACGTCCTCATCATCGCCCGCGTCGTGGCGATCCACGTCCGCGACGACGTCGTGCTCGATCCCGCCCGGTGCCACATCGACACGCCGAGACTGAAGCTCCTCGGCCGCATGCACGGCGCCGGCATGTACGTGCGCTTGACGGACCTCTTCGAGATGCCCCGCCTTCGCCTCCCTCCGGGGTGA